DNA from Onychomys torridus chromosome 1, mOncTor1.1, whole genome shotgun sequence:
TCAAGGGTTTGTGTTATCCTGAATTTCTACTTGGCATGAGAGACAGTATTCCCTGCTCCTTCCTAGACAGGCAGTATTCCTGCAGACAGTAGAAAAGCCTAAAATACATCAGAGGTTGGTTGAGATGTTGCCGCTCTACGAGGGCTCATCATGGccctgctgagattacagatataaCTGTGCTCTGAAGCAGCCATTGTCCCATCCTTCCTTGGGACAGGACATTGGGGCGAGTGAGGAAAGCACAACCACCTATAATAATGAAGTCAGTGCAGACTGTGGCCAGAGCTGAGTGTAGATGTTGCCAAAGGGACATCTCAACCAAGGTTCACCTGTTGGATTGGTGCAGAATGTCAGAGACCTGACATGCTTGTGGAAAGTCATGTTGAGTTGTAGGCAGAGTTCCTATTGCTTGGCTAAGGCACCACCAGGTTTTAGAGGTTCCAGAACACCAGTGGGATAAAGACGACATTTAGAAAAGTTAACGAGATGCGTTGGACAGAAGGACAAGCAGGAGGAATTTTAAGGGCCTGATTTAATTACTGTGATATTCTAGGTAGAAGTGAAGCTTGAGTTTGAGGCTCAGCTGCACAGGAGTAAGCAGAGTCTATGGTGGAGACTTCACCCTCCAGGTAGATGGGAGCCAGGCTCCAGTCAAGGCTGTGGCTGGCTTCATGCTAACCCCTGGCCCtgctgatgtgggtcctgggctgTGGCTGGAGCGGATTTCTTGAGAAGGGGACGGGATTGTCTTCAACCCATCCTGGAGAAATAAAGGCATATAAGGTCAGAGCTAAGGAAGAGTTCTTGCCCCTCTAACACTGAAGTCCTGAGTTCCTCATTTCTGTCTCTGGCTGACCTCAGAGAAGGGTTACTTGCTTACAGGCTGTCTGGCAAAGCCCATCCTTTCTGCCCCAGACAGCAGAGCTCCTCCCATCCTGGATGCCTTCCTTCAGGTTCCTTACCCAGATCTGGGCCAGAACGATGTGGTACTGGGCCACCTGTACAGGGTCCACAAACAAACAGGAGAAGTTGGTGCTTCGTAGGGTGGGGTTCAGTTCCTCCAGCACCAAGGCTCTCTGTAGCCAGGTGCTTGTATTCCTGTGCTCCCGactgcagaagcagaaggaaatcaTTAGAGGGTGGCAGGGGAGGTCTCCCTTCTGCTAGTCCAGCTGCTATGACCCTCACCTTGTGTGACCCTCCCTCAGCCGGCCAGGGAGGTGCTCAATGAAGGAACCGTTGCCCAGCCAGTAGAGGATGCTGAAGTAGGGGAAGCGGCTGCAGGCAGTACAGGACAAGGTCAGCGTTCCATCTAGGAGCACACATGGCTGTTAGTTCTCTATGAAACAGAGGCCCCTACTTCCCTTAATCATGAATCAGAACCTATCATACCTGTGCCCCACCTACGTAGGAAAACGTTATAGGAAAATACAGGCATTAATCTCCCTAAGCCCAAGGAATGTAGGGAAATGTCCTGAGTTGATGTAATTCTTCTACTTCTGTGCTCCCTTCCTCGGGAGACCTTCTCTAAAACAGTGCCCAGTATCTAAGATTCTACACCAGGTCCCACAGGGTCATACTAGTAGGCTGATGGTCCTCTGAGATGgccagaaggcaggcaggctctGGGCAGAGGGGCCATGCCCTGGAGTACCTTGCACCGAAGGCAAGATGTGAGGGTCTATAATCCTATACGAACCAACTTGGGAGCCAAGCTGGCCTGGCTGGTGTTTCTTGGCAGATGGGAGGTACACTCCCAAGTCAACCTAACCCATGACCTCTGCTCACTGCCTGCCTTCTGACAATTATAGCCTCCTGGGCTCCCATAATTATTCCTTACTCAGTGGCACTTCTTCCTCTGGCCAGATCACGTCCAGTGCTGGGTACCGCTTAGTTAGAATTGCTGGCGACCAGGATGAGCATGGGTCCTCTGAGCTCCCAGTAAAGACAGTGGCAGTTGTCTGAGGTGCAGATGTGGCTCTGGCCAGAATGACACCATGGACGTACAGGAGGAGGACCCACCAAGAATTGGGGTCTGAGGAACAGATAGTTACAGATGTAAAGCTCAGCATCCTAGCAGCTACTTTGATCAGAGACAAGCTGCTACTTGACTGTCACCAGGCATCAGAGTGGGCGGAGACCCTTCAGCCTCCACCCTTTAGCCCTGCTGAATGTGATGTAAAGAA
Protein-coding regions in this window:
- the LOC118583868 gene encoding interleukin-18-binding protein isoform X2: MTTRHSWTADPNSWWVLLLYVHGVILARATSAPQTTATVFTGSSEDPCSSWSPAILTKRYPALDVIWPEEEVPLNGTLTLSCTACSRFPYFSILYWLGNGSFIEHLPGRLREGHTSREHRNTSTWLQRALVLEELNPTLRSTNFSCLFVDPVQVAQYHIVLAQIWDGLKTIPSPSQEIRSSHSPGPTSAGPGVSMKPATALTGAWLPSTWRVKSPP
- the LOC118583868 gene encoding interleukin-18-binding protein isoform X1, translated to MLSFTSVTICSSDPNSWWVLLLYVHGVILARATSAPQTTATVFTGSSEDPCSSWSPAILTKRYPALDVIWPEEEVPLNGTLTLSCTACSRFPYFSILYWLGNGSFIEHLPGRLREGHTSREHRNTSTWLQRALVLEELNPTLRSTNFSCLFVDPVQVAQYHIVLAQIWDGLKTIPSPSQEIRSSHSPGPTSAGPGVSMKPATALTGAWLPSTWRVKSPP